From the Helianthus annuus cultivar XRQ/B chromosome 17, HanXRQr2.0-SUNRISE, whole genome shotgun sequence genome, the window CGTAGCAACGTGCGCAAGTAATATTTACTAGTTTAATAAAAAATGatttatataatatatgttaTATTTCTTTTGATTGATACTTGAATCGAGGGTTAAAAAGTAACTTACACAAAATAAATTTTGTAACGATATAAAATAAAATGATATAAGGTCATGCGTAATTGTTAATGCCCCTTAAGACTATTCGTAGTCGGTTAACGAGATTCTGGTTAGCGTTCCACATCAGCTTGTTAACGGCCGGCACACCGCACGTCTGTTAACAGCTCTAGTTAATGGGTTAACGATTAACACATTGGCTATGGTAAACGAGAGGAAGAGAGGTTGGGTGGATCCCATGTGTGTGTCTACCAATCACAGTTTacctattttttttttgtttagttaaTGGTATTTGGTGTTAATGAATCCACAACACAATGTTAACGAGTATTTAGTTAATGGTCAAGTTGTGACATGGCGATGGGTTAATGGGAATTTAGTTAACTCACAACACATGGTCTAAGGCCATTTTTCGTAACATCAACATGATAATGCTCCTTCAAAAAAAGTGTAACGCTTAATGCCTCTTAATTGCCCATTTCGTTCAATACTTTCTATTTTTTTCTCTTCTTTGTGCATTATTCTATAAATATCCCTCTCTTTTCATGCCCATATAATGCCCAGGGGATGGTGTTGGGGGAGTTATCAAACCCTTTCATGCCCTATAATGCTGATTACGAATGGCCTAATTAGGGTCAGACGAACGTTTCGAGCACTAGTGGCGGACTTAAGTGTTAATAGGGttagcacgggctacccctcaaccccgtctccgtagtgtaaaaataccccttaactccATTTCCATAGTGTAAAAATGGCTTTCAACTCCGTTTctgttatataaaggataccACTGATCCTAAAAAAAAAATAGGATACCCCTAAccttttgggctagttccgccactgtcGAACACCATGGTCAAGTGACCGCGGAGTCTTCATAATGTTATAATATTTTCCGATTTTCCATTTTAATGTATGGAATACAAAACGTGGCCTTGAGCCCTTTATTCACATACATACTTGTAGAATGGCCGTGGTGAAAGGAAATTTTGAGTCCGATGCTTATTCAAGCACGTAGGAAGGACGTGGACCATGCATTTAGACCATCTACGGTAAGAGTTTAGCCGCACAAATTGTTGATGTGGAAGAAAAATTGCACATGTAGAAGAGGGAGGGTGAGGAAAGAGAAATCGTACGGTTTGCTAGTCTGTGACTACTGATGGTCCGTAAAAGAGGAACGTGTTTGTTGTATGGaaaaagaggggggggggggttggttatGGCACCCGCTCGCGAGGAAGGAGAGAGAAcatgaggttttttttttattttttttttttttgggggggggggggtgggggttgaCGAGTAGGTGACACGAAAATCGTTTGTGACTTGACGAGCAGCATATATGGTGATTTGCAATAACAAAGACGCATCCGTGTTTAAATTTTTATTATCACTAAGAATTTTATTATTGATGAAAAGATGTCATGAAAGCAACCATTCATGATAAAAGAGTGCATGTCAACATTTGATGTTAATATATTGATGATGATACAGCTATATTTCATAAATTGCTTGTTTGACATGAACAAATACAAGAGTAAAAGACACGCGATCATTTTAAACTTCCTAGTAAATCAACTTATGAATTCTTCGAAACATACAATAATTATAGAAATTAGAGGTTAATTGTGGTAtccaattatatatataaatttaggtTTTATGACATTAGTATCGGTATTATAGTAGTGAGGACGGCTACCATACAAGAAGGTTTTACGCACGAAGTGTACGCGAGAACTCCATCCATAGATTTCCGAAGACCAACGATTCTAAATGGCGCATTGGCAATTACATAAATAAGAGGATTCTACAATTGAAAAAACAAATAGAAAAGGGGAATTGGCCTCTAATAATCCTAACTATACGTCATTGACCATTGCTAGTCCCACATTTGAATATTCCCCATgtcagtcccacctttcacctatttttcctccaccggttctcagttaaaaaaacttaatggagttaagtttttttccaaattacaaactgaggctttagggcttttgatcagaacgaggatatgAGTCTATtgatataaaatgaccgaattgtcattctagttaacagaaataatggataaagttgaccaagtggactaaaatggcaacggtgaaacctttttggacccacaggtgaaaaatgaacttttggactaaactgtcaaaatgacccaaaccatgagaactaaaatggcatttaactctattttttATGTTTGTAGTTTGTTTTATATTAGTAACAAATGCTCCTAAACAAATACGAACACGTTCATTTTCTTAACGAACAAATCGAGCAAAGATAATTTCTTCGTTTAAGTGTTCATTCACTTTTACGATTTAATTTTTTTACGCATGAACAAGAACATGCCTTGTTCGCATTCATCCGTCCGTTTGCAGGATGCCATCACTATGTGTCATTGGTGTTACATCAAATTTTCAATATCTACAATCTCAAGTGCGGTAATAGTTGTTGCCAATCATTGGCCTAAATGGGCGGCTAATAGTGCTGGCCAATTATTGGCTAAATTGTGCGGCTAAGTCTCCCCTATTGGTCCAACAAATCTACACTTTtatcccgctttaaaattacgattttgacatcagtttaaatttatgtttttaccccaacataaaaataaatttacgtttTTGCTCCCATCTAAATATTTAAATTTTTCCCTCGGATAAAAATTATGaatttgccccgtttaaatttataGATTTGTCATTAGATTTTTTTCTCACAGCTACGTTACGAATGCCcccaacttaaatttacattttctccgtcgtttttgtttgttttcctggttaaattacaattttgcccccagtctAAAATTACAGTCCTGccggcagctgcctggcactcccccattggtccatttaatttacgattttatccctgaattaaaattatgattcGCCCTctgttaaaaattacgtttttccaattgttatagttttttttagcaaaactataaaagtttttttgttttaatttgttaACTCCATTTAATTTTTCCcgtgtcaaggagctgcctaacagtcgctcattagtcctgaaaaattacagttttgcacTGAGCCggaaattacggtcttatcatcgttttagtttttttcctagcaaaatgTTGTTGtccgtctacctgctatccttatgtaatttgccccaTGATTAATTTAAAACTCTAGGtaattgtcaaaaaaaaaaaaaaaaaaaaaaaaacaatatgtatgttgtagccaaaaaaaaaattatagtagtgtttttttaattgattgagaattattcggtcaTCGCCTCGCAACGCGGGTGGGGCAACTACTGGTTGTGATTAAAAATGTAAAGAAAATGTTGACCTAAAATTACAGCAGTTCTATATTTTGGTAGATGATAAAAGTCAAAAAAATAGTTTTGACGTTTTAATGCATAAAAAGACTTACCTTATTGTTTTCATTGATCTCTtcgaaaaaaaaatatgaaatctaatactaataaaatgGTAACTTTAATGCCAAATGGCATTCTCTTATAAAATATATTTCACCAAAATGCCATGTGGCAATTTATTATGCTACTTcaactatataataaataataagtaaattaatataaaaactattaaatgattgaatttaataaATATTAGAAATAATCTTATATTCATAATTATATCTATTGAATATTCTTAAttcttaataattaatattagttatcTACTTACCCATACTTTAATATAATATCCCTACTTTAATAAATAAAGACATATCTACCAAAAGAAGATGTAAAACAAAAAATTATACACCCATCAGTATTTGATGTAACCAAAAATTAAAAACCTTATCAtgtttataatttgttattatcgTTTTCACAGATGTTAAAGATAAgtataaacaatatatatatatatatatatatatatatatatatatatatatatatatatatatatttaatatatataatattaaatcaTGAACTAATTCCATTCCATCTTCTACTTTGATAACACttaataaaataagaaaatataatttgaaataaaatatattatgtattttgTATTCAAAAACAAAATTCTTACTTCGTAAACGCATcatttaaaatatttaaaatgagtgatgttatatttttttaagttcGTATGTATAGTTCATATTAGGGTTATATGTATtcatataaaaatttatatttatgatGTGCGATGCAagaaataatataaaatataaaaaataatttaaaacctgTAATGGTTATGTACTTCAAACGCAACAAACCTCAACAATAACATATTTATTCTAAAAAAAACTCATTCAACTTTATATAAATGGAAAACACATTTATTTCCCCAAATAACTCGATCAACTCCATGTGTCTATCCTAAAACCCTTGTAATACATGGGTCTATAAACTAGTTAATTATATATAAACGACTTTCATACTGTATACGATATTATTTTGATGACCAAATATATTTATTAACTTTTGGTTATGTATGTGTTTCGTTTATTGATAACGAAATATTTTAGTCTGTAACTTCTACTTTTGTTTCGAAAGTCTTTTTTACGTTTTATATTTAGACACTATGAAGTTAGATCAACAATACTTTAATTAAACTTAAATTATCGGTCTTATTCATGGAACTATATTTTGATACTATGAACTTAGACCAACAATAGTTTTATTAAACTTAAATTATCGGTCTTATTCATGGAACTATATAATAATCACAATAAATATGTATTGCTAAAGTGGTGTTTGGATAAGTTTAAGCATGAAAAAAGTAAAGGTAGGTTTTGTTAGACCACTGAAAGCCATGGAAGGTGTGCTGAAACATATTCCAAACCCATTACTACTACTTTTACTTTTAGTTTGGCCCAAAAGATGGAGCAATAATGCCTCCATTCTAAAATCCCATGATGGCTTTTGCCCTAATTACCTATTCTTATGTAAAGATTCATACAAGTTAGGAATGACAAACAGAGTGAACTTGACGGCCAAACCCGAAACTTGACGGGTATGAGACTGAGTATAGGACATGGTTTCAGAATTGGGTATGAGACTGAATTGCCAatacccgacccattgccatcctaGGTCACTATACATACATAGACTTTAACAGAATTTATATAAAGTTCTTTTGGCCCACGTAAAACCAACCCCACCCGCATGTGCTTATATGGGTAAACAAATGAACCCGTTGATGGGTGATGAACGTGttatccatcatggaaaaactatAGCCACATCCGCAAATCTATGATGTCCATTTTAGCTACTAGTGGCTAACGATATCCTAACCTACGAAATGAACGGGAAGTGAACACATATTCGACACTTGCAACACTCTCTTAAGTCACGCAAGTTTGGGATTGAAAGATAAATATATTGCAATAGTCTGATGATCAGATCAAACATCAAAGCCCAAAGGTGGCATCTAGGGATTGCAAAACCAAAGGTAGATGTGTGGACGAAGGTTAAAATCCGAAGCGGCTTGGTCTTCAGAGGAGATTGTATTGGTATACGCAACCATAACTTTATGAATAAAACCTTTAACAGCTTAGCACGTATACAAAGGGTACTTCTTTCTGAGGGCAGGGATGAGCACTAGACAACTGATAGTGGCTCTTAAATGATGGGGTCCTTAACGAGCATTGGAGGTAATGGTCTTATGGGTAGTAGCCATAGGTTGCTTGACAAATTGATGGTTGATGTTTCTGTTGCTTAGTGTTTTGGCTACATGATGGCTCATCTTTGTTGCGACTAAAGATGAAGTGATGCATATGGTGCAATAGTGATTCTGATTTGTGATAAGAAGGTAGAGTTCTTTAGGGGGTAAGGTGACCCGAAAAGTGGGTTGTGCAAGTCATCATGTTGTATTTTGACTGGAGGGTTTGGTGTCATCAAAGGTAGTGTGCTCCATAGGCATGTATGATCTGAATCTTATTCATACAACGATCGTTTGAAGAAGAGAGAAAAAACGGGCAATGACATAGTTTGACCTCTGctacatgaaaaaaaaaaatgaaactgTATCTCTAGATCCATCATACTTGCCTACATTCGAGGGCATTTTTCAGTCTGAGTAAACTTTGCAATTGCAACTTTCCCAGTCTATTATGATTGTGACGTGGCCAGTGATGGGCGGAGCGATCGAGTAAGTCTTTCATCAAGTTCGACATCAATATTAGTATTCAAATGTATTCATGTTTGGATCCAGAGCTGCCATCCAAGGCCTAGAGTTCATCTCTGGAATTAAACTTATGTACTTAGGTCTGTAAACGGATCCGTGGGCTTGAAGTGGGATCGAATATGGTGTGTTAGCTGCAGCGTACGTATAAAAATTGAGGGATTATACAATGGTGTAGTACAACTGCGACCACGAGACAGTGGAAGCAGAGCACCCGTAGGCGGTAGGTCTTGTAGTCATCGATCATGAAATCTCAGCTCCAAACTATTGAAAGTGTGTAGGCGCACCTCCAAATGAGAACTAGGTTCGCACATACAGCAAACATTCCTCTCTCCTATGTTCTTCCATCAACACCCGCAGCAACCAATAATCCTGTCTAACGGATTGTAGGTTGAGTCACCCATATCTCATGTATGGGTCCTACATAAGCGGCTGATATGGAGGCTGTTCATTCAAAACCTAGAATTCAATTCAACGTTTCCTTTTGTTTGTTGTCTGTTAAACGCTTGCAGGTTGATCAGTAATTGattttgtttggtttggaaaaTTAAATGCGAATAGTGTGAATACTGTCTCATAAAACATAATATATAAACACCGTGATGCCATAGCAATAGTTCCTACAAGGCTTATAGCATGACTGAAAAGTACAGAACTACACAAGTTTTCAACTCTTATTCCACAGCCAGAAAAGACTGCAAATGAGACCAGAAACGCTACCAAGAAGAAAACTTCGAGGAAAGCAATAAGTGTTGTTCAAAAGCTGCCAGATTAAGTGGACACTGAGCATGAAATAGAATAaatcttcatttttttttcaaaataactaCGTACCCATACATGGCAAGGTTTTGTCATCTTAATCTGCTCTGGACTGACCCGCACGGGAAGACAAGATGATACCCACAATTAGTCCGTATAGGGCCAAGGCTTCAGCAAAGATGAGAATAAGAATCATTCCCACGAAAAGTTTTGGCTGCTGTGCGTTTGCTCTGGATAACAAATAATAGTAAATTGTGAGAAAATCAGCACATAAGAGTTTTTGATTTAGGAATGAGTATGGCAATTAGGATGTCATTGTTCTCATTTATTATCTTTCATATGACTTGAATAAGTAACAAGTGGCTAAAGTATTAGTAAGAATTCGTTTATTTGGATATTACATGTTCACAACTTGGAAAAACCATAACAAAATTTTGTCATCTGCATACTGAATTCTGCTTGTCAAAAGTAAAATTCCTATTTTAAGTCCCAATACATCATGTACCTACTTTTACTCGCGTATCAAACTTTTCTCATCAATATATTCACATATAGTTTAAATATGTAATTTTTCTTCACGTACAAAATGaaaatatttagggtttaggcAAGAAAAAACAGATACGCGTGTAAAAGTTGATACATAACCAAATATCTGTATATACCATGGCTATATTCGTGAAATTGTCTAACATGACCATAGAGGTATAACACAGACAAAAAATGGCTACTTTCTTGACTTTCTCTAAAACATTTATCACTTTAGAGCCCCATATTCTTGATTGTCCATTCTCCAGGCTCATAAAAGAAATGTTGATGACACTCTTTTTCAGAATTGATGAGACTGAGCACTTCTAAAAACCAATACAATAGAAGTGTCACACGTTCACAAAGCAAATGCTAAAGCATTGCCCATCGGTGATCCAAAGACTTGGATTTGAAGATGCTACACATTCCAAAATCCAAACTTTGTCACTAAGCGTAAAACCTATGCATCATATAAAGTTTTCTTCTAAATATCCGTTAATATAACAAGCCTAGAACTTTCTTGAACTCACAAAGTCGTAATTTGATGCTTATAATTATTCAAGGATTGTTATTAACTTACTATAGCACAAATATCAATAAACGAAAACAATACCTAACACCAGCATCACCAACGATTCCAATGGCCATTCCAGCAGAAAGACCAGCAAGACCACAAGCCAAACCAGATGAAAGGTGTGCATATCCATCAAACAAATAATACGATTTCGCCTTAGGGTTAATCCCAGTACTGATAATGACAGCGATAATCAAACCATAAATACCGAGCACACCAGCCATAACAACCGGCACAATTGACTTCATCACCAGCTCCGGCCTCATCACTCCCATCGATGCCACACCAACACCACTCTTCGCCGTCCCATACGCAGCCCCCATACCTACACACGCATTCCAATCCCAAACAGTTGCTAATTAGTTATTTGTTAATCTAAATTTAGTTAACTTACATACGAGCAATTTGTTCGTTAGTTAGTTAGTACTTGATTAGGTAGCTAACAACTGCATATATAGACATTATCAATTGTATAGGAATCGATTCATTCATATTTCTTAATAAATTTATCTCGAATTCTCCAAAAATTACTCAGATCTACAAGTATTACACCGTACAAACACGCGATTAAATCACCACATCATCCAAAAATTAACAATAAGATGTAACAAACTAACAATACAACGGTGAATCTAAATCTAGTTCACTTACTTATGAGCaattagttagttagttagttagctAACAGAATCGACTGTATATTCAATTATTCATTTTTCTCAATAAATATCTTAACAATATTTTCAGATCCATAACTATTACACCGTATAAATACGCGATTAAATCATCATATCATCTAAAAATTAACAATAACGGTTATGCTAATAACGGATATCCTAAAACAAACAACGAATCAatgatatataatattatatttacGATCTAGATATTGCAGTACTTTTAAAAGAAAGAAATTAATGAAGTTAGGGTTAAGGATGTACATGAGAATACGAGTGCAGCAGCGGCACCGAGGAATCCAAAGAACGGTGCCGTTTCATCACCACTGAATGTTGAATcggccattgttgttgttgttgtaaattgGGAGTGAAATTGATCGGATTTGGGGATCGGAGGTGAAAACAGAGTTGGATTGAACGTTTTGATCTACAATCTCGATGTATTGGTTGTTTTATGCGTTGTTCCTCTCACGTTCCAACACTTGTCGTCTTCGTGTGAAGATTACGTCGATTGGATctataagattttttttttttttttttttgaacgattAATTATTGGGTGTTGTTAAATCCAACCCCTTTATGTTTGTTGAATCTTAACTCTTTAACCTTACTTTTGGAAAATAGTTCATCTTATAATGATGTTCTTTTCCTTAGGCCACACGGGGTGGCATCGTTATGGGCCGTGATATAATAGTATCACTCGTGGAACACCGCCCTGCctaattccatcactagtgatggagtATAACGAGTTATATGTATAACGCATTGAAAAACTTTGGTGATGAATGTGtatcttgtacattgtgcattaatacttgtacattggaatctcatcactagtgataccacccctacatttctatcactagtaatagaatattgggtgatgacatggcatgatttgattggatagtgAGAGTTATAGaaactatcactagtgaaccacccctccccttagttttttttttttttttttttttttttttttggaaaaggaGAATTTTATAAACAGCGTCAAAACCCCAAAAAAAACAGGGGCGACAACAACAACAAACTACATCACACCGAAATTACGCCGCTTTTCCCAATTCAAAGACCTATCTTTAGACCGATTCCTATATCACAAGAATCCGAGAAACTTAATGTTTTGAGTAATCTCTACGGGGTTTACATCGATATTAGAAAATCTCTTATTGTTTCTCGTCTTCCAAACGCACCAAGCCGCCACATACATAATACCTTGAATCACCTCTTTAGCCTTTCTCCCAACATTGCAGTAAATATGGGCTTCAGCAATATCTTTAACCGAGAACAAAATAAACGGATTAACTTTGCACCACACATTAATATAATTCCAAACCAAAGAAGCGATGCCACACACGCAGAGAATGTGATCCGCTGTTTCAATCCCGTCACCACAAAGAGCACACGAAGTTTCGCCAATGTAACAGTTCCTTGCCTGAAGGGCTGAAAGAGTCGGGATACGGTCCAATGTCGCCCTCCATATAAACACATTACATTTTTTTTGGAACCCATTTCGACCACTGAAATACAAACCTGTAACTATAATCAATGTCACTGCCCAAGAAATCTTTAACCGCCTTGACCGAGAAAGCTTTATTATCTCCTCCCATCCAGTCCCATTTATCATCAGAATCTAAAATAGAGATATTATCAAGAAGCTCGATCAGAACACTCCACTCTTGAAACCAACTGGGGTAgtccagttggccaccgacacccacctcttcccagaggtaccgggttcgagtcttgggagtggcatatgtcgcccaggaTAAAAAAAACTCGGCAAGGGGAATTCACCgtggagctagcttggtcgggtagcagctcccggagtgggatcactccggcGATTGGGAGGATCCTGCACTACCCCCCCCCCTCACTCTTGAAGCTCACAGTCGAGGAGGGGATCCGGGACCAATATCACCTACCCATAAAATTATTATTAACCGAATTGAACCGATCGTTGACCGTCCATCGTTTCTCTTTCTCCAATCTGAACAGTTCGGTAACCGGTCCATAAGAGGACTAGAGCATAGCCACGGGTCAATCCACATTCTGATATTAACCCATTTTCAATTTTCCCTTTTACCAAATGATTCAGCCTTATATCACCAACATTCAAATTGTCGACCACTTTGATGATAGACTTCCAAACACCACTAGTAGAGCCATTAATAGGAAGAGAAGACCAGCATCTCTTGTTATCATGCAAAGCTTTGATGACCATCCTCCAAATGTTGTTCGGTTCTTTGCGATATCGCCAAAACCATTTTGCTAGTAAAGTGTTGTTAGTCTCGCGTAATTTACATAACCCAAGACCACCGCACTTTATAGGCGAAGCCACGACCTCCCAAGACACCCAATGCATCTTTTTTTCCCATCGTCGTGACACCCCAAAGAAAACGTCTAATTAACGACTCCAAACTCGTGATGACTTTAGCGGGGGCTTTGAACATGGAAAACTAGTACGTGGGGAGACTTTCCATAACTGTTTTGATAAGGGTAACCCTTCCTCTGATAGACAAGCATGAAGCTTTCCGTCGCGACAATCTAGACTCGAAGATATCGAAAATGAAATTCTAGTTAGCTACTTTATTCATATTAGCACCGACCAAAATCCCCAAATGTTTAAATGGGAGAGAGTCCGCCTTACAATTCACTTTTAATGCCAAATCATTCACTTCGCCGGGATCAACGCCAATCCCATATAAATTTGATTTCCCCATGTTAATTTTCAGCCCCGAACAAATATAAAAACATCTCAAAAGTCTAGCAATGTTTTCAATATTATCATTTGACCAATCCCCCATCAGAATACAATCGTCCGCGTACAAAAGCTGCGTAATAACCGGGCCATTATTCGGAAGCTTAATACCATTAAAAGCACCCACATTACTAGCTTTCTTCACCatgctgtaacaccccgaaaacggatTTGGTAATCAcactccgttaatactaaaagacgggtaaagtaccgttagtagtaaaaataacccgataaatatttggatttaaataagaaatcctaagGTTAAATACAAACGAATCAAAGTTATAAGGAATTAAGTttataagagcccgagttaacgggacttaaaataaaacgggttgttgggattgaaccctaacagaggaacagataatgtaaagccaaaaccggatctcatcagtggaccatcaataagcagcagtttaccctatgctctccccttgacagtggttttctaacagctgatgaatcttaagtgctgctcaactacaacaactgatgaaccaaacactgatgataccttaaagactgctgaagacaaacactgatgctctatctactgctgtttccaaagtactgctgaagactcaagcactgctctctcaaagactgatcacctttgaagaatgcactgaagattcaacatctgtgctcaggctacaacagtggaacgtgaagcagtagttttccttagctttGCATTTTACTGGTTATCAGATGTtgcatgtcagtagtttgtatagaacagtatttgtagtttgttaggtcgttagatgtcactatcatggtgacgccAGCTGAGGtagatcagtagtttggtttgcctataaatatgacagtattctgtactgttatatttgattcgttttgagtgagttcacctcctcaattcaatcctttcatcttgtgcaaccaactctggtgtatcaggctgagggggagtttagattgtaagcttgctgtaatcatttgctttctattgtaaatcttttgact encodes:
- the LOC110926435 gene encoding V-type proton ATPase subunit c1, with protein sequence MADSTFSGDETAPFFGFLGAAAALVFSCMGAAYGTAKSGVGVASMGVMRPELVMKSIVPVVMAGVLGIYGLIIAVIISTGINPKAKSYYLFDGYAHLSSGLACGLAGLSAGMAIGIVGDAGVRANAQQPKLFVGMILILIFAEALALYGLIVGIILSSRAGQSRAD